The following are encoded in a window of Phragmites australis chromosome 22, lpPhrAust1.1, whole genome shotgun sequence genomic DNA:
- the LOC133904635 gene encoding 22.0 kDa heat shock protein-like, whose protein sequence is MEPRRRTDKRAFDDFDPAVEWKQAADDQDVVEISLPGFRKDQVRVQVDKYGVLRAIGERLEWGGRWARFKKDIRLPDNCDTDAVRARFEGEKLIITLPIKAANTVVVDGEAPTTRTVPAPAPGPARQLLVNIAAAAAVLMWIIVAVWRALRS, encoded by the exons ATGGAGCCACGGCGGCGAACTGACAAGCGAGCCTtcgacgacttcgacccggcCGTGGAGTGGAAGCAGGCCGCCGATGACCAGGACGTGGTGGAGATCTCGCTCCCGGGGTTCAGGAAGGACCAGGTGAGGGTGCAGGTGGACAAATACGGCGTGCTCCGCGCCATCGGCGAGCGCCTGGAGTGGGGAGGAAGGTGGGCGCGGTTCAAGAAGGACATCCGCCTCCCGGACAACTGCGATACCGACGCCGTCCGCGCCAGGTTCGAGGGTGAGAAGCTCATCATCACACTCCCCATCAAAGCTGCGAACACCGTG GTGGTGGATGGTGAGGCTCCGACGACAAGGACAGTGCCGGCGCCAGCACCAGGGCCGGCGAGGCAGCTGCTGGTGAACAttgctgcggcggcggccgtgctCATGTGGATCATCGTGGCCGTGTGGCGCGCCCTGAGGAGCTAG